A window of the Brassica oleracea var. oleracea cultivar TO1000 chromosome C1, BOL, whole genome shotgun sequence genome harbors these coding sequences:
- the LOC106312852 gene encoding cleavage and polyadenylation specificity factor subunit 3-I, with translation MATSLKRREQQPMSREGDQLIVTPLGAGNEVGRSCVYMSFRGKTILFDCGINPAYSGMAALPYFDEIDPSTIDVLLITHFHLDHAASLPYFLEKTTFKGRVFMTHATKAIYKLLLTDYVKVSKVSVEDMLFDEHDINKSMDKIEVIDFHQTVEVNGIKFWCYTAGHVLGAAMFMVDIAGVRILYTGDYSREEDRHLRAAELPQFSPDICIIESTSGVQLHQSRHIREKRFTDVIHSTVAQGGRVLIPAFALGRAQELLLILDEYWANHPDLHNIPIYYASPLAKKCMAVYQTYILSMNDRIRNQFANSNPFVFKHISALNSIDDFRDVGPSVVMASPGGLQSGFSRQLFDIWCSDKRNACIIPGYMVEGTLAKTIINEPKEVTLMNGLTAPLNMQVHYISFSAHADYAQTSTFLKELMPPNIILVHGEANEMMRLKQKLFTEFPDGNTRIMNPKNCESVEMYFNSEKMAKTIGRLAEKTPDVGDSVSGILVKKGFTYQIMAPDDLHVFSQLSTATVTQRITIPFSGAFGVITHRLGKIFESVESSTDEETGLPALKVHERVTVKQESEKHISLQWSSDPISDMVSDSIVALVLNISREVPKIVAEEEVAVKSEEENGKKVEKVIYALLVSLFGDVKLGENGKLVISVDGNVAHLDKESGDVEGEHEGLKERVRVAFHRIQSAVKPIPLSAE, from the exons ATGGCAACATCGCTGAAAAGAAGAGAGCAGCAGCCAATGTCGCGAGAAGGAGATCAGCTTATCGTTACTCCTTTAGGCGCCGGTAACGAAGTCGGTCGTTCCTGCGTTTACATGTCCTTCCGCGGCAAAACCATTCTG TTCGATTGCGGGATCAATCCTGCCTACTCGGGAATGGCTGCGTTGCCTTACTTCGATGAGATTGATCCTTCCACCATTGATGTCCTCTTGATAACTCA CTTTCATTTGGATCATGCAGCATCCCTACCTTATTTTCTAGAGAAG ACTACATTCAAAGGAAGAGTTTTCATGACGCATGCTACCAAGGCTATCTACAAGTTGCTGCTTACAGATTATGTTAAAGTCAGCAAGGTTTCTGTGGAAGACATGTTGTTCGATGAACATGATATCAACAAATCCATGGATAAAATTGAG GTTATTGATTTCCATCAAACGGTTGAAGTGAACGGCATTAAGTTCTGGTGCTACACGGCTGGCCATGTTTTGGGTGCAGCCATGTTCATGGTGGACATAGCTGGTGTCCGGATCCTCTACACAGGCGACTATTCCCGTGAGGAAGACCGACATCTAAGAGCAGCTGAGCTTCCTCAATTCTCCCCTGACATATGCATCATTGAATCCACTTCTGGCGTCCAGCTTCATCAGTCTCGTCACATCAGGGAGAAACGCTTCACCGATGTAATCCATTCGACAGTTGCCCAGGGCGGTCGTGTCCTGATCCCAGCTTTTGCCCTAGGCCGTGCGCAGGAACTCCTCTTGATTCTAGATGAGTACTGGGCCAACCACCCTGATCTACACAACATCCCTATCTACTATGCATCACCGCTCGCCAAGAAGTGTATGGCCGTTTACCAGACCTACATTTTATCCATGAACGACAGGATCCGCAACCAGTTTGCGAATTCTAATCCATTTGTGTTCAAGCACATATCTGCGCTGAACAGCATCGATGATTTCAGAGATGTTGGTCCGTCTGTGGTTATGGCTAGTCCTGGTGGTCTTCAAAGCGGTTTCTCGAGGCAGCTCTTTGACATCTGGTGTTCGGATAAGAGAAACGCATGTATCATACCAGGTTATATGGTGGAAGGTACGCTGGCGAAAACGATAATCAATGAGCCCAAGGAGGTGACTCTTATGAACGGTCTTACTGCTCCTCTCAACATGCAAGTGCACTACATCTCCTTCTCTGCTCACGCAGACTATGCGCAGACGAGCACTTTCTTGAAAGAGCTCATGCCACCAAACATCATCCTTGTCCACGGTGAAGCTAACGAGATGATGAGGCTCAAACAGAAACTCTTCACGGAGTTTCCTGATGGAAACACGAGGATCATGAATCCGAAGAACTGTGAGTCGGTTGAAATGTACTTCAACTCTGAGAAAATGGCGAAAACCATTGGGAGATTGGCTGAGAAGACACCTGATGTTGGAGATTCAGTGAGTGGGATTCTGGTGAAGAAAGGTTTCACTTATCAGATAATGGCACCTGATGATCTCCATGTTTTCTCACAGCTATCGACAGCAACTGTTACTCAGCGGATAACTATCCCTTTCTCTGGAGCTTTCGGTGTGATAACACATCGCCTCGGGAAGATTTTCGAGAGCGTTGAATCTTCAACGGACGAGGAAACCGGTCTTCCAGCACTGAAAGTACACGAAAGAGTAACTGTGAAGCAAGAGTCAGAGAAGCACATCTCGCTTCAGTGGTCATCTGATCCAATAAGTGACATGGTTTCAGACTCCATTGTGGCTCTGGTTCTCAACATCAGCCGGGAAGTCCCCAAGATCGTTGCGGAGGAAGAAGTTGCTGTGAAATCCGAAGAAGAGAATGGGAAAAAAGTGGAAAAAGTGATATATGCTCTTCTTGTGTCGCTCTTTGGGGATGTGAAACTTGGAGAGAATGGGAAGCTAGTGATTAGTGTCGATGGCAATGTCGCTCATCTTGATAAAGAGAGTGGAGATGTAGAGGGTGAGCATGAAGGTCTAAAAGAAAGAGTGAGAGTAGCTTTTCATCGGATTCAAAGCGCTGTGAAACCAATCCCTCTCTCAGCTGAATGA
- the LOC106295023 gene encoding uncharacterized protein At4g04980, translating to MLFGRKSASKLQPVNSQSSPKASKNNKQDVKPSSSPNASSPMPIRSSKSILSRRTSSNLSPIGILKNASIREAKSPKTSSSPKWTCNFILMVELRRKIITFRDIIDLPPLDGSPTITDMVLHTMKDLQNICPEIINSSLVSEIRRANVDKVLDHFLNALKSMGDSWIDNSEWIAKSKYWSSSVGKNQSDRLVEKVLAALDGLIKMSKERFDKMEIDEKEEEKKDLISPRTAKTLSSRVLSPCESFSDSRSSFCGSPITPRSVLPEPVMGSLGKGGDFANSASHLLWNMRVQALEKLSPVDVKRLAIHIMSQKEAQEPDQSNLEDEINVVEQNKLKTNDVNMEKEETVVRDEQEDTITTLDSASESKLNVSDKSAFLPESLPPPPSPPLSTTNTAYLDSLPSQPPPPPPPPPLRPLIAKADNVSILPMPPPPPPPPPPPPLAPLPGTAAARLPPPPPPMKNRAPPPPPMPTTNRVVSGPLPTPPLMPQANGPAPPPPPPRMGVLSGAACPPPPPGAARSLRPKKAATKLKRSTQLGNLYRILKGKVEGRDPEARTGGGSGRKAGVGSAPAGGKQGMADALAEITKKSAYFQQIQEDVAKYMKSINELKIEITKFKTKDMTELLSFHSRVESILEKLTDETQVLARCEGFPQKKLEAIRMAAALFSKLHGMITELQNWKIEPPLNQLLDKVERYFTKIKGDIDTLDRTKDEEAKKFQSHNIHFDFNILVQIKETMVDISSSCMELALKEKRDAKLVSPDANPSMKKAVGSAKMLWRAFQFAFKVYTFAGGHDDRADSLTRELAHEIQTDPQNP from the exons ATGTTGTTCGGTCGTAAATCAGCGAGCAAGTTACAG CCAGTAAATAGCCAATCTTCGCCTAAAGCTAGCAAGAATAACAAGCAGGATGTTAAGCCATCGTCATCACCTAACGCTTCGTCACCTATGCCGATTAGATCATCTAAATCAATATTATCAAGACGTACATCTTCGAATTTGTCGCCTATAGGCATCCTCAAGAATGCTTCTATTAGAGAAGCCAAGAGCCCCAAGACTAGTAGCTCGCCTAAATGGACATGCAACTTTATTCTTATGGTCGAGCTTCGCAGGAAGATCATTACCTTTAGAGATATCATTGATCTTCCTCCTCTCGACGGCTCTCCTACTATAACCGAT ATGGTGTTGCATACAATGAAAGATCTCCAGAATATTTGTCCTGAGATCATCAACAGCTCACTTGTTTCGGAAATAAGACGCGCAAATGTCGATAAG GTTCTTGACCATTTCTTAAATGCTTTGAAATCCATGGGAGATTCATGGATCGATAACTCCGAATGGATAGCTAAATCTAAGTATTGGAGTAGCAGTGTGGGAAAGAATCAGTCCGATCGACTAG TGGAAAAGGTGTTAGCAGCATTAGATGGACTGATCAAGATGTCGAAAGAGAGGTTTGATAAGATGGAGATTGATGAAAAGGAAGAAGAGAAGAAAGATTTGATCAGTCCACGGACTGCTAAAACACTGAGCAGTCGAGTTTTATCTCCATGTGAATCATTCTCTGATAGCAGAAGCTCGTTTTGCGGGTCACCAATCACGCCAAGATCAGTTCTTCCAGAACCGGTGATGGGTTCGCTGGGAAAGGGAGGAGACTTTGCAAACTCTGCATCACATCTTCTGTGGAATATGAGAGTCCAAGCACTTGAGAAGCTTAGTCCTGTCGATGTTAAGCGACTCGCTATTCACATTATGTCACAGAAAGAGGCTCAGGAACCAGATCAAAGCAATTTAGAAGATGAAATTAATGTTGTTGAACAGAACAAGCTGAAGACCAATGATGTGAATATGGAGAAAGAAGAAACTGTTGTTCGTGATGAGCAAGAAGATACAATCACGACACTTGATTCAGCATCTGAATCCAAACTCAATGTTTCAGACAAATCTGCATTCTTGCCGGAATCTTTGCCACCACCTCCTTCTCCTCCTCTATCCACTACAAATACTGCATATTTGGATTCTTTACCATCTCAACCACCCCCACCACCACCTCCTCCTCCGTTGCGACCACTGATTGCAAAGGCTGATAATGTGAGCATATTACCAATGCCACCTCCTCCGCCACCACCGCCTCCACCTCCACCTCTGGCACCACTTCCAGGGACTGCAGCGGCACGACTACCACCACCTCCTCCACCCATGAAAAACAGAGCACCACCACCACCTCCAATGCCTACAACTAATAGAGTAGTTAGTGGACCACTGCCAACACCACCTCTCATGCCTCAAGCTAATGGACCAGCACCGCCTCCACCACCGCCTCGAATGGGTGTGTTGAGCGGAGCGGCTTGTCCACCGCCACCACCAGGAGCAGCAAGAAGCTTGCGGCCCAAGAAAGCAGCTACAAAACTAAAAAGGTCAACCCAGTTAGGGAACCTTTACAGAATCCTTAAAGGGAAAGTAGAAGGTCGTGATCCTGAGGCGAGGACAGGAGGCGGAAGCGGACGAAAAGCCGGAGTTGGAAGCGCTCCTGCCGGTGGAAAGCAAGGAATGGCTGATGCTCTTGCTGAGATCACAAAGAAGTCTGCTTATTTCCAGCAAATACAAGAAGATGTTGCTAAATACATGAAATCAATCAATGAGTTGAAGATTGAGATCACTAAGTTTAAGACTAAAGACATGACTGAGCTTCTTAGCTTTCACAGCCGTGTTGAATCAATTCTTGAAAAGCTAACTGATGAGACACAG GTTCTTGCGCGCTGTGAAGGGTTTCCACAGAAGAAACTCGAAGCAATAAGAATGGCTGCTGCATTGTTCTCGAAGCTGCACGGAATGATCACCGAGCTACAGAACTGGAAGATAGAACCTCCTTTGAATCAACTTCTTGATAAAGTCGAACGTTATTTCACAAAG ATCAAAGGAGATATCGACACGCTGGATCGAACCAAAGATGAAGAAGCTAAGAAATTCCAGAGCCACAACATCCACTTTGACTTCAATATACTTGTTCAGATCAAGGAGACAATGGTTGATATCTCATCAAGTTGCATGGAACTCGCATTGAAG GAAAAGAGAGATGCAAAGCTTGTGTCGCCTGATGCAAATCCTAGCATGAAGAAGGCTGTAGGATCTGCTAAAATGCTGTGGAGGGCATTTCAGTTTGCATTCAAAGTTTACACATTTGCTGGAGGACACGACGATCGAGCCGATTCTTTAACCAGAGAGTTGGCTCATGAGATCCAAACTGATCCTCAGAACCCATGA
- the LOC106303063 gene encoding LOW QUALITY PROTEIN: uncharacterized protein LOC106303063 (The sequence of the model RefSeq protein was modified relative to this genomic sequence to represent the inferred CDS: inserted 2 bases in 1 codon; deleted 5 bases in 3 codons), which translates to MASVLLLFLVFVFDLTAFGLAVAAEQRRTTWQVINESGDSSYCVYEKDIATGLGIGSFLLIVASSQLFIMVASRCLAPSGSRSYAIVLFITTWFFFFIAEVCLLAGSVRNAYHTKYHVYFGNTAPSCRSLRKGVFGAGAAFIXTGIVSELYYVCLTRAKDYYEVPRDPSIRMSSL; encoded by the exons ATGGCTTCTGTGTTGCTACTGTTTCTAGTGTTTGTGTTTGATCTCACAGCTTTTGGTCTTGCCGTTGCTGCCGAACAGAGAAGAACCACC TGGCAAGTTATTAATGAATCAGGAGATTCAAGCTACTGTGTGTATGAGAAAGATATAGCAACTGGTCTCGGAATAGGTTCTTTCTTG CTTATAGTGGCAAGTAGTCAGCTCTTCATAATGGTGGCGAGCCGATGCTTAGCACCAAGTGGGTCTAGATCCTATGCTATTGTTCTTTTCATCACCACCTGG TTTTTCTTCTTCATAGCAGAGGTGTGTTTACTTGCGGGATCTGTGCGAAACGCTTACCACACAAAGTACCATGTCTACTTTGGGAACACTGCTCCT TCTTGTCGATCTTTAAGGAAAGGCGTGTTT GGGGCTGGAGCTGCGTTCAT AACAGGGATTGTCTCCGAGCTTTACTACGTGTGCTTGACAAGGGCCAAAGACTATTATGAGGTTCCTAGAGATCCGAGTATTCGAATGAGTAGCTTGTAA
- the LOC106312860 gene encoding protein RTF1 homolog, which yields MVDLDDLLLEAAGRTNAAPPSRARHPPSRRREGSYSDGGSDSNSDADRGYPATKKPCATQVPLKKRLEAERDATSDPEGDSSSDEESDFGDDLYKNEEDRQKLAGMTEFQREMILAERADKKGDKSFTEKLRSKRENEKTTQKNTHPLPVSRGVRSSARSADRAAAKDDALNELRAKRMKQQDPAALRKLRDASKGGRDFSSMKRKQLASSSDSDRSQSDDEGSNGGMVDSDDDRSDVPTYEDIKEITIRRSKLAKWFMEPFFEELIVGCFVRVGIGRSKSGPIYRLCMVKNVDAADPDKAYKLENKTTHKYLNVFWGNETSAARWQMAMISDGHPVEEDYRQWIREVERTNGRLPSKEDVSEKKEAIKRINSFVYSAETVKQMLQEKKSASVRPMNIAAEKDRLRKELEIAESKNDKAGVERIKAKIKQLDASRNKKGVDKKALKLFEMNKKNRAENFKNASEVKSITASLKAGEAGYDPFSRRWTRSSNYYNGKNSGKDGGENEAAAAAEPVGTNEADAGGVEATEAALEAAAEAGKLIDTRAPIGQGAEHNLMHNFELPLSLTALQKYGGPQGVHKAFMARKQVTEATVGCRVVENDGKRHGLTLTVSDYKRRRGLL from the coding sequence ATGGTTGATTTAGATGACTTGCTTTTGGAAGCTGCTGGGAGAACAAACGCAGCTCCTCCTTCTAGGGCACGTCATCCTCCTTCGAGGAGACGTGAAGGTTCTTACTCTGATGGTGGCAGCGATTCAAATTCTGATGCAGATCGTGGCTATCCAGCTACTAAGAAACCTTGTGCTACTCAAGTTCCTTTAAAGAAGAGATTAGAGGCAGAGAGAGATGCCACATCTGATCCTGAAGGTGATAGCAGCAGCGACGAGGAATCTGATTTCGGTGACGACCTTTACAAGAACGAGGAAGACAGACAGAAGCTTGCTGGGATGACTGAGTTTCAGCGAGAGATGATTCTTGCCGAACGCGCTGACAAGAAAGGTGACAAGAGCTTCACTGAGAAGCTTAGGTCCAAGAGGGAAAACGAGAAGACAACCCAAAAGAACACTCACCCTCTTCCTGTCTCTCGTGGTGTTCGCTCTTCTGCTAGATCTGCTGACAGAGCGGCTGCAAAGGATGATGCTTTGAACGAGTTGAGGGCTAAGCGTATGAAGCAGCAGGACCCTGCTGCTCTCAGGAAGCTCAGGGATGCATCCAAAGGTGGCAGAGATTTCTCGTCCATGAAGAGGAAACAATTAGCTAGCTCAAGTGATAGTGATAGGTCTCAGAGTGACGATGAAGGCTCCAATGGAGGAATGGTAGACAGTGATGACGACAGGTCAGATGTGCCTACGTATGAGGATATTAAGGAGATTACTATTAGGCGGTCTAAGCTTGCTAAATGGTTTATGGAGCCTTTCTTTGAGGAGCTCATCGTTGGTTGCTTTGTGAGGGTTGGGATTGGAAGGTCGAAGAGTGGTCCCATTTATAGACTCTGCATGGTGAAGAATGTTGATGCAGCTGATCCGGACAAGGCGTACAAGCTAGAGAACAAGACTACACACAAGTACCTTAACGTGTTCTGGGGTAATGAAACCTCTGCTGCTCGTTGGCAAATGGCGATGATCTCAGATGGGCATCCTGTGGAGGAAGACTACAGGCAATGGATCAGAGAGGTTGAGAGAACAAATGGTCGCCTGCCTTCAAAGGAAGATGTATCAGAGAAGAAGGAAGCGATCAAAAGAATCAACAGCTTTGTCTACTCGGCGGAGACTGTTAAGCAGATGTTGCAGGAGAAAAAATCAGCCTCGGTGAGGCCGATGAATATCGCAGCCGAGAAAGATCGGCTTAGAAAAGAGTTGGAGATTGCAGAGAGCAAAAACGATAAAGCTGGTGTAGAGAGGATCAAAGCCAAGATCAAGCAGCTCGATGCCTCACGGAATAAGAAAGGTGTAGATAAGAAAGCACTCAAACTCTTCGAGATGAACAAGAAGAACAGAGCCGAGAATTTCAAGAACGCATCAGAGGTGAAATCAATCACTGCTAGTCTCAAGGCTGGTGAAGCTGGGTATGATCCGTTTTCAAGGAGGTGGACACGCTCATCAAACTACTACAATGGTAAAAACAGTGGGAAAGACGGAGGAGAGAACGAGGCAGCAGCTGCAGCAGAACCGGTTGGAACCAATGAAGCAGATGCAGGCGGTGTTGAAGCGACAGAAGCAGCTTTAGAAGCGGCTGCAGAGGCAGGGAAGCTGATAGACACAAGAGCTCCAATAGGTCAAGGAGCGGAACACAATCTGATGCATAACTTTGAGTTACCTTTATCCTTAACGGCATTGCAGAAGTACGGAGGACCTCAAGGAGTACATAAAGCATTCATGGCGAGGAAACAGGTGACAGAAGCAACAGTGGGATGCAGGGTTGTTGAGAACGATGGTAAGAGACATGGACTTACGTTAACTGTTAGTGATTACAAGAGAAGGAGGGGTCTTCTCTGA
- the LOC106300734 gene encoding defensin-like protein 5 → MKLSFRFISAVALLFMLLVATGMGPVTAKARMCETSSQLFSGPCLSTTNCANICQNEGFPDGDCKGFRLRCICNRPC, encoded by the exons ATGAAGCTCTCTTTTCGTTTTATCTCAGCAGTTGCGCTTTTGTTCATGCTCCTCGTCGCCACAG GGATGGGTCCGGTGACGGCGAAGGCACGCATGTGTGAAACGAGTAGCCAGTTGTTCAGTGGACCGTGTCTGAGCACAACCAATTGCGCCAATATTTGCCAGAATGAAGGTTTTCCAGATGGTGACTGCAAAGGATTCCGCCTTCGCTGCATCTGCAACAGACCATGTTGA